Sequence from the bacterium genome:
AACAAATGTTAGCGGAGAATTGATAGAAGGGAAAGTAAAAGATATTGACGAAAATGGGGCATTAATGGTTGAAATGGCAGGAGGAAAAGTTAAGAAGATAACGACAGGAACGATTACATTGCAGAGTGCGGATTTTAGAATTAACAGATTAACAGAAGAGTTTTGGATTTTGCCTGCTGGTAGGCAGGGATCCCGCCAGGATGGGAATGACAGATGGAGATAATAGATTCTCCTCCAAATAGACCGGCGGACAAGTTCGCTACGTTCAGAATGACAAAGTAGGAAACGGAAACAATGAGAGAGACTTTTATTGATAAAAAGACGGGAGATTATAAAATTTCAAAGCGATATAAAATACACACTTTTGATCCTAATATAAAAGGATTTAGAGAGCATTTACCTTTCCGGATAAAAAATAAAATTGCCCTGGTTGAAAGTGAAGAATTAGAATTCATAGAATTTGCGCATAATCAAACCATACGTGGAGATTTAGTTCTTGATGTCGGGTGCGGGCAAGGTAGATATAAAAAAGCTTTTTCTCATACAAATTATATTGGGGTTGATTTTGGCAAAGGCGGAACCAATTGGGATTATAGCAAGGTCAATGTAATTTGTGATGTATTAAATTTACCATTTAAAAAAGATTCATTTAATGTTGTTTTAAATTCAATGGTTTTGGAACATGTTAATGACCCGCAACAATGTCTTATTGAATGTGCGGATGTTCTGAAAAAAGAAGGAAAATTATTTTTGGTCACTCCCCAGGGATATGGTGAACACCAATCCCCTCATGATTATTTTCGATTTAGTTACTGGGGACTTGAATATTTGTTAAAAAAAGCAGGACTTAAGATAAACTTCA
This genomic interval carries:
- a CDS encoding class I SAM-dependent methyltransferase is translated as MRETFIDKKTGDYKISKRYKIHTFDPNIKGFREHLPFRIKNKIALVESEELEFIEFAHNQTIRGDLVLDVGCGQGRYKKAFSHTNYIGVDFGKGGTNWDYSKVNVICDVLNLPFKKDSFNVVLNSMVLEHVNDPQQCLIECADVLKKEGKLFLVTPQGYGEHQSPHDYFRFSYWGLEYLLKKAGLKINFIKPMGGIFYVIGMHLKIVPEVIASNIKIRIFKNIVYKCLVLLFYYLVPFLLFYLDRMDKGKGITLYYGCYAKKE